The genomic segment AGGCGGAGGTCAATGCCCGCGGCTACTGCGCCCGCTTCAACTTCGCCGGGACGGATCAGCAGAAAAAAGTGAAGGAGCTCTCAGGCGGCGAACGTAATCGGGTGCATCTTGCGCGCATGCTGAAAGAGGGCGCGAACCTCATCATCCTCGACGAACCGACGAACGATCTCGACGTGAATACCTTGCGGGCGCTGGAAGAAGGCTTGGAAAATTTCGCCGGCTGCGCGGTGATCAGTAGCCACGACCGCTGGTTCCTTGACCGCCTCGCCACCCACATCCTGGCGTTTGAAGGCGACAGTAAGGTGGTCTGGTTCGAAGGCAATTACAGCGATTACGAAGCGGATCGGAAGAGGCGCTTGGGCAAAGATGCCGATCAACCGCATCGGATTCGATACCGTAAACTGACCCGCTAGGAAGTCCTACCTGATATACGACCGATCGCTCGTGTGAGCGAAGGTGACCATATGGCATGGAGGCGTTGGCCAAGACTGCTGCACGGTGGGTGTTTTGTGGGAGGGCTGCTGAACTCTCCGCGCTACATTTCCTCAAGATCTGTCGGTAGCCTACCGATATAACGACGGAGCAGAGAAGAGCACCATCGAGTCTGAAAGACAGGCGATGGTAGGTTTGGCCGATTCTGTGCCGCTCAGGTCTCTGCCGGTCGGTGTGAGCCACAAGGGTTCAGCATCGCCAGGCAGAGGATCCAGGGAGCGGCGCATGAACCCAGACTCATTCCGGAATCGACACGGCTCCTGCCTGTTTCAACACTCCTCGGAAGACCGCCAACAATATCGTGAGCGTTTCCTACCACCTCCGGTGTCCTCATGACCCACTGGGACTCAGGAAACGCGACTGCACGGACGGTCCATCTCAACAACCAGTACTGGACGGTCGCGCTCGAAGGCAGTGGTATTGGTGTGTGGGAATGGGATGTCACCGCGAACAGTGTGGTGCGTTCAAGCGAGTGGAATGCTCTGTTCGGCTACGCAGAGGGTGCCGTCGGAAACAGCTTCGACGAATGGTGCGCACTTATCCATCCGGATGATCGGTTGGAGGCTCGGGCTGCTCTTCAGCAATTGGTCCAGGGGGGGAATCCCCGGTGTGCTGCTGATTATCGGATGCGGTGCAAGGATGGGTCCTACAAATGGATTGATGCACGAGGAAAGATTGTTCCACGAACTCAGGATGGTGTACCCCTCCGTGTCTTTGGCACCCATAGGGATATTACAAAGCAGAAGCAACTTGAGCAGAGGCTGACTCTCCAGCACGAGGTCGCCAACGTGTTGGCGTGCGCTTCCGGACTGGACAATACGATGGCGGCGATTCTGCAACCGGTGTGTGAAGCCTTGGGGTGGAATGAAGGGTTACTGTGGGTGGTGGATGAGTCGGCCCAGAGACTTCGATGCCGCTCCATGTGGACTGTATCGGGCACCGCATCGGAACGCTACGGCACGGCGAGCCGAGAGCTGACCTTTCTGTGTGGTGTTGGGCTACCCGGTCGGGTGTGGGCGAGTACCAAACCGGAATGGATTGCAGATGTGACTCAGGATCAAAATTTCCCTCGAGCGGCGTTGGCTGAGCAGGCAGGTTTCCATGCGGCGGCAGCCTTTCCCGTCAGACTGGCTGATCGTGTCTATGCGGTGCTGGAATTTTTCCATCACGAGATCCTGCCCGAAGATCGCTCGCTCCTGACGACATTCCAGGCTGTCGCCGACCAGCTGAGCCAGTTCTGCGCTCGTGAGCACGCACAGGCCGAAATTGCCGCGACTACGGCGGAGCTGAGAAGCGTCTCCCTTGCCATCGACGCAGTACAGGGGATCGCCGAGTTCGCGCACGACGGAACGCTCCTGATGGCCAACGACAACTTCTTACACGTGATGGGTTATGGGCTTGATGAAGTCTTGTGGCAGCATCACCGGATGTTCTGTGACTCAGTCTATGCGAGTAGCCAGGCATATAGCGCTTTCTGGCAGAAGTTGAACCGGGGAGAGTTTGATGCTGGGGTGTATCGGCGCATCGGCAAGGGGGGAAGAGAAGTCTGGATCCAGGCCTCTTACAGCCCGATCGTTGATACAAGCGGCAAGGTCTCGAAGGTCATGAAGTTTGCGATCGATATCACCGCCCAGAAGTTGGCAGAGGTCAAGCTGACACAGGCTGCCCAGGATTTGGAACAAAAGAACAAGGATCTCGAAGAGGCCAGAGATCAAGCGTTGGAGGCTGTGAAGACCAAGGCAGAGTTTCTCGCAACGATGAGCCATGAGATTCGAACCCCGATGAACGGGGTCATCGGCATGACAGGGCTTCTGCTCGACACGACGTTAACCCCGGAGCAGCGCGAATATGCGGAGACTGTTCGGCTCTCCGGCGAACACCTGTTGGATATCATTAACGAAATCCTTGATTTCTCGAAAATCGAAGCTGGGAAGCTGGACCTGGAGCACGTCAACTTCGACCTTCACACGACGGTGGAGGAGACCCTTGGTCTCCTTGGCGAGCAGGCCAATGCCAAGAGTCTGGAACTCACTTCTCTTGTGCAAGCCGGTCTGCCCACACTGTTGCGAGGTGACCCTGGTCGTCTGCGCCAAATTCTGGTGAATGTGGTCGGCAATGCCATTAAATTTACTGAACGGGGCGAAATCATTGTGACGATCAGTACTTCGGGAGAGCAAGAGCGCCCTACATCGACAATCGTGACTCCACCGCGTCAGTGGTTCCGAATTGAAGTGTCAGACACCGGAATCGGTATCGCGCCAGACCAACAGGCCAAACTCTTTCAATCCTTCATGCAAGCAGACGGGTCCACCACAAGGAAATACGGCGGCACCGGCCTCGGACTGGCCATCTGCAAAAAGCTGGTGGAATTGCTTGGCGGGCGAATCGGTGTAGACAGCACGGTTGGTGTCGGCAGTGTTTTTTGGATGACTGCGCCTTTCCAGCTTCAACCAGAAGGTGCCCAGCAGATTCCTCCGCCTCAAGTGGCGCTTAAAGGCCGGAACATTCTGATCGTGGACGATCATGCCACGAATCGGAGGGTTCTTGAGCGCTATCTCACCGGAGCAGAGGTCACGTGCCAAAGTGTCGAGAATGGGGCGCTGGCCTTGCACTGTCTGCGTCAGGCGGTTGCTCGTCGTACGCCGTTTGATTTAGCCATTGTGGATTTGCACATGCCTGGCATGAATGGGCTGGAATTAGCCCGGCAGATCAAGTCAGATCAGGCGATCAGGGCCACGCGGCTGGTGCTTCTGACATCGGGTGGTCAACGTGGAGATGCCCAAGCAGCGCAGGAGGCTGGTCTCGACGCGTACCTGACGAGACCGATTCGCCGGTCGCTGCTGTTCGAGTGTCTCGGCACCGCCCTGGGACACATGCCTCGTATTGGGAGGTCAGCCGATTGCGCAGCGGCTTCGATTATTACGCAGCACACGGTATTGGAATCCATGATGAAGGCTCGTCCGCTTATTTTGGTGGTAGAGGACAACCCGGTCAATCAAAAGGTCGCAGTCAAGATGATTGAAAAACTTGGCTATCGGGTCAATGTTGCCGCCAACGGGAGAGAAGCCGTCGAGTCGCTCGCACGGATTTCGTACGACTTGGTGTTTATGGACTGCCAGATGCCTGAAATGGATGGGTTTGAAGCGACACGAGTGATCAGAAACCAGGAGGCGAGCATCCAGCAGACCGGTGGTAAGCTGACACACCTGCCGATCATTGCGATGACCGCCAATGCCATGAAGGAGGATCGCGATCGATGTCTGGCCGTCGGGATGGATGACTTTCTCAGCAAGCCGGTGGCGAGCAAATCCCTCGCCGCGATCCTGAGTCACTGGTTGCCCCTCGAACAAGTTCCGGCCAAGGCAGACGCAAAAGCTGCGTAACCAGCTGTGTCTCTTCTTCCCTTCTCGACCGATATACCGCTCTCCATATGAATCGACGACAGTTGGGAGGGGATGGCTCCTCGACAGAGGCGAGCCCTCGTGTATCGCATCTTCCAAACTAACAACCTGAAGTCGTACAATCTGCGGTCTCGCATTTAGAGCGATGTGCATCGATGGTGCATCGTTATAGATGGGCACCATACACAGCGGGCAGCGCTCTGGATGGCTTGTCGGATGTGTTTATTACGCGCGCTTTCCCCATTGACGCACTATGAAGCCACGTGTCATCGTCACCGGAACGGCAGGATTGATAGGACAGTACTTCGTGAAGTCCGCTACTCGATGGGCGCCTGGGTGGGAGGTCTGTGGCCTCAGCCGCGCCGACCTTGACCTCACGGATCACGCCGCTACCGAACAGGTGTGGCAGCGTCTCAAGCCCAACGCAGTCATCCACTGCGCGGCTGTAAGTCGAACGACAGAGTGCGAGCGAAATCCTCATGTAGCCCGTCGTATGAATGTAGACACCACGGCGTATCTGGCTCGACTCTCTCGGGACATTCCCTTTATCTTCTTGTCGAGCGGCGAAGTATTCGACGGGAAGGCGGGTTGGTACCAAGAGACCGATGAGCCCCATCCGATCAATATCTACGGCAAGACCAAGCTTGAAGCGGAACAGCGCGTGTTGGAGAATCCCCGACACACGGCGGTTCGGATTGTCCTCACGGCGGGTGCCTCACAGTATGGCGATCGAAGTTTCGTGGAAGATATGTGTCGGTCTGTGAAGAATGGCAAGCAGGTGACGCTCTATGGCGATGAATTCCGCTGCCCGTTGCCGGCTGGGGTGATTACCCGCTCGGTATGGGAGTTACTCGATCAAGACGCTCTCGGTCTCTACCACCTGGGTGGGCGAGAACGGCTGTCACGCTGGGGGATCGGAGAGGCGCTGCTACCGTTGTATCCAGAGCTGCAAGGCCATTTGGGTGAAGGATCCGCTGGGGATCATGCTGGTGCCCCCAGGCCTGCAGATCTTTCATTGAACTGTGAGAAAATCCAGGCGCTCTTGTCGTTTCCTATCCCAGGGTTTTGCCGTTGGTTGAAGGATCGGAAGCGCCAAGGTATCGACGTATGGGACTATGAACCGAGTGTGTTGTAAAGGGAAGGGATGATGGGACCAGAAGAAGGAATAGACGTATCGGATCCGTTGCAGCTTGTTGTGATCACCTATGTCGTCATGGCGGTCGTCATGGGTTTCCTGTGGGCTGTGCAGAAGAAGACAAAAAATGCTTCGATCGTCGACGTCGCGTGGTGTGCGGGGCTAATCGCCGCGGTGTTGTCGTACATGACTCAGGCTCCCGCCGGAGTCGAGCGCATCCTGCTCACAGCGATGCTGGTCCTGCTCTATGCCGGCCGTCTAGGACTCCATATCTATTTCCAACGGGTGGACGGGCAATCAGAGGATGCTCGCTACCGCCGTCTGCGACAAAAATGGGGCGATGCAGAGTCGGTGAATATGTTTGTGTATTTTCAATGGAAGGCGCTGTCCGTGGCGGTGTTTTCCCTTCCGTTTCTGGTGGTGCTCTGGAATACCCGTATTCCATCTTCAGTGGTCGAGATGGTCGGATTGCTGATCTGGAGCGTGGCCGTCGCTGGTGAAGCGAAGGCAGACCGGCAGCTGGCTCATTTCCGCGCCGATCCGAAGAATGAGGGCCGCGTCTGCAGAGAGGGGCTGTGGCACTACTCCCGCCACCCGAATTACTTTTTCGACTGGCTGCACTGGTGCTCGTATGTCGTCATGACGATGGGGGCACCCGGCTGGTTATTCACCTGGATTGGTCCGATCGGGATGGGCTTGTTACTGTACAAGGTGACTGGTATTCCACGGGCGGAAGAGCAAGCCCTTATAAGCCGTGGGGAAGCGTATAAAGCCTATCAGGCGACGACCAACGCATTTTTTCCATGGCACCCGAGACAAGGGCCGGAGACGTCCGTTCATTCATGACGTCGTCAGGCTGACCGTTGCCGAGTAGGCTGCGAAACAACCATACTGCTCCTGTAGCGATTACGAGCACCGAGGGTTGAGACGACGCTGGACAGCCATGCAGGATATGCACAAAGTCCGCTGTTCTCATCCGCCCGACCCAGGCGCGCCCGCTTCGCCAAACTCAGCGAGGCGAGCCAAGACGCGCCTCTCCACAGGCAAGGCCGCTGACCCTAAGGTATCGAAAGAGCCTTTCTCAGGTGTCACCACCGACTTGCTGGCAACGCAACAGCGTCTATTTCTTGCTGTCGAGATCGGCAAGCCGCGCCCGAGCGATTTCAGCCATTTTAGTCGATGGGTAGAGCTTCACCAGTTCCTGGTAGAGCTCCTTGGCATGGGGGACATTCCCTTGGTTTTCTTCGAAGGCAGCCGTTTCAAACATCTCGCTCGCCTTCTGTTCAGAACAGCCGAGCAACAGGAAGCAGAGAGCACAGAGTACCAGTCGTGCGGTTATCATCGTCATCCTTTCCAGGCGTCTCTCCGCTGTGACACCTTCGTGTTCGCGTGAGTCAATCCTGATCCGAGAGAGTCGATTCCGTAGCGTGGAGCGGAGATCCCTTCGCTTCGGCATTGTGGACAGCGGCTTGGTCGCGTCAATCTGGTGCGATCACGGAACATAAATTTACAATCCAAACAGATGGACGGCTCGAGGACAAACCGTCGTGAACGGTCCCGAGACACCGTTTTTACCACATGAGCCAAGTGCTCCTCCACCTGGCGTTCCGGAATCCCGAGCATGCGAGCCAATTGATCGGTGGCCATCCGAGTATCCGTTAGGAGATCAATGATGTGCTGACGCAGGGTCCGCTCGAGCGGCAACATGTCCGTATGGTACGGACTGGGGCACGGAAAATCCAGATGGTCGGGGAGGGTCTTCCATGAATCGTCTTAAGTCTTGCGCACTTAAAGGTTGCACCAACGCCTCCATTCTGGCACAATCCATTCCCGCATCAGTTACCACATCATGATCAATTCACTGGCCGGGCCTTTCGTTTGTCTTCGGAATAATTGGCATCTGGCCAGCGTGTTATAGACCAGGAGGTTTGGAGCCATGAAGTTCCTCGCAGTCCATCCAGGTCCGCTCATGTACACCAAGATCTATCTACGTCTGGAGCCGCTCGGGCTAGAGATGGTGGCCCAGGCAGTCCGTCAAGCTGGGCATGAGGTTCGTCTCATCGACCTCCAGGCTGACACCTGGAAGGATTACCTCGCGCTCATCACCACCTGGAAACCAGACGTGGTGGCATTCGGCTGCAATTATTTGGCGAACGTGCCAGAGATCGTGGACTTGGCCAAACTTACGAAGAAAGAGTTGCCCAACTGTTTCGTCTTCGTCGGAGGCCACAGCGCTTCCTTTGTGGCTCAGGACTTTTTGAAGCACGGCGACGGCGCTATTGATTGTGTGTTGAGGGGCGAAGGTGAAGTCACAGCCCCCAAGCTGTTGGAAGCTGTGGAGCAAGACCGTAAGGCGATTAAGAAGGTTCCTGGCGTCGTCACGCTCGATGGTGAAGGACCTCCGCCGCAATTCATCGAGAATCTGGACGATGTTCGTCCAGCGCGTGATTTGTTGCGGAACCGGCACAAGTATTTCATCGGCGTGCTGGATCCGTGCGCTTCTGTCGAGTTTGCACGAGGCTGTCCGTGGGATTGCTCCTTCTGCAGCGCCTGGACATTCTATGGACGCAGCTATCGGATGGTCAGCCCGGAGAAAGCCGTTGAAGATTTGGAGCAGGTTCAAGAACCAGGTATTTTCCTGGTCGATGACGTGGCGTTCATCCAGGGTAAGCAGGGCATGGAGATTGGCGAAGCGGTCGCGCAGCGTGGAATCAAGAAGCAGTACTACATGGAAACGCGCGGCGACGTCCTCTTGCGTAACAAGGAAGTCTTCCAGTTCTGGAAGACGCTTGGGCTCCAGTACATGTTCCTCGGTGTGGAAGCCATCGATGCCGAAGGTCTCAAGATGCACCGCAAGCGCATCTCGTTGGGCAAAAACTTCGAGGCGCTGGAATTTGCCAGGTCTCTTGGGATTACCGTGGCCATCAATCTCATCGCCGATCCGGATTGGGATCGTCAACGGTTCGAAGTAATCCGGCAGTGGTGCTTGGAAATTCCAGAGATCGTGAATATCAGCGTCAATACGCCGTACCCGGGAACTGAGAGCTGGCTCACGGAATCTCGCAAACTCCACACGCGGGATTACCGCCTCTTTGACATTCAGCATGCCGTGATGCCGACCAAGATGCCGCTCCATGAGTTTTACGCGGAACTGGTCAAGACTCAACAAGTCTTAAACAAGAAGCATCTGGGCTGGGCTGCGCTTAAGGGCACGGCCAAGATTGCGGCGGGGCACTTAATGCGGGGACAAACCAACTTCATCAAGATGTTGTGGAAGTTCAACAGTGTCTACAATCCCGAGCTGCAAATGGCGGATCACCGTCGCCCAGTGAAGTATGAGATGTCGATGCCGCCGGAGAAGAAAGACACGATCGACCCGAAACTACTCTTTATCCTGCCACCCAAAGGCCGCCAAGGCCGGGCGATCGACGATGCCACTGAGATGTTCGTCGATGAGACTCGCATGGGGACGGTGGTCTGACACCCATCAGCCTAGAAGTGGGAGTGGGATCGTGCGCCGGCTCAGGTTGGATGTCACCATCCGGCTGCCGGATGTGGTAACACATATTCCCTATTGACTCTCATTTCCTCCAGCAGACCGGGCAACATTCACCGCAACCTTTCCCGACCAGCTTGGTCTTTGCGGCAGTTCCAGGACATCTGTTCGAAAATCCAATATTAACTAGGTAGTTCTCATCTGGCGTGTTAATAACCTCTAGTAAGCCAGCGGTAGTGACTCTAACAAATGGAGAGGCGAATCATGAACGCAATCCATCCGACGAATACGAAAATAGTGATGGGGATGTTGTCATGCGGTATTCTCGCTGCTGCTTGTTTTGCATCGATCCCCGCACAAGCTGCTTTTGTCAGTAATGGAAGCTTTGAATTTCCTAACACGAGTCCAGGAACGGTGATGAACATCAACGCTGGCACTGAACCAGCCGGGTTTGCTTGGACAGTGACCACTGGGAATGTGGACATCGTTAGGAACGGTTTTGCTGGTAGCACCGCCACGGCATACGATGGAGCCCAGATGCTGGACCTCGTAGGTTCTGGTAGCATCGGAGGAATATCTCTATTACTTCCGACGACGACAGTGGGAACTCAATATACCCTCAGTTTTGCTTATGCAAACAATCCGTTTAATGGCCCTACCACAGCATCCGCCTCTGTATCTCTGCTCGATGGCGCGAGTCCGCTATTTTCAGAGAGCATCACACATGACGCGTCGTCAACATTTAACTACAACTGGGCTTCCTTTAATAGGGTCTTCACCGGAACGGGGAATCCCGTGACGTTAGCCTTTGATAATACGATCGCGATAGCCGGTGGCAATGGTGGGATACTACTTGATGCGATATCACTAACACCTGTTCCCGTTCCCGCTGCTATTTGGCACTGGTTTGGCTGCTCTCTCTGTTCGCTCTCTCAGATTATGGCATCGCCGAATCCAGGAGGAGGAGTAACGGTAACAAACCAATGATTCCTGATCGGTGCACTGTCCGGTAACACTACCCACTAACTGGCCCATAACGTTTTTAAGTCTTCCAGCTATTTCGCCGTTTACAGTTCTCTATCTAGCCATCGTACGTGTGATGCCCAACCTGTTACCCAATTGAAAACCAGCGTAAGCTGTAGGAACTTATTGGGTTGAGGGGGAAATGTAGTGGTGTGCACGAGAACATCATTCCTGGTCTGACAACCTGGGTTGACCGTCGTAGGTGATCAATGGGCAGTGGAATATAAGGACGTGACTGCCTCGATACCACTTCGTGGCATCGAGGCCAGCCCAACCTCCGCCTTCTGGCAACTCTGGATGTGACCTAACTATCTAGGCGGAGATGCTGTGGCGCCCGGCTCATCCGCCAATCTATGCGGTTCACCATGTTGCGGCGATTGAATCGCTCATGGGTCCTTATCCAATGACGGTGCTCGCTTTATGGTCAACTCTGTGACTTCCCGGCAGGTCTGTAGCCCCAGGCTGCAATTGACCCTGATCGTCTTCTTCGCGATGACGTCGGAATCTTGCCCCGGCGTCCAGCCGCCGATCTCGTAGCCACCCTTCGCCCGGTTGAATCTGGTGAAGCGCGTCACATTGAAGGCCCCGCTCCATCCACCACCTTTTGAAACGACACGTGCCTCATTAGCAAGTGGAACACCCGGGTTCGCTTTCGCCATCAATTCCTTTAATTTTTGATCATTAGAACCAACACAATGGGTCTCTGCCACTTCCCCTGATTGTCCTGGCAGAATAATCAAGTTCACGGCAAATGGCTCAGGGTCGCTGCTGATCGAGCCTCCGTTCACATGGAAGGTGGTTGTGCCGGTGCCCTGAATGCGGATTTCGCACGAGGCCGGCTGTGTCAATGTGCGAGTTGCGTACTGCAGTGCGCCTTCCCCAACCCATTGGCCATCGTCCTCCCTGAGTCGGAGCGGGACTGTGGCCTCGACATGGGCATCGAACCCATTCGAACTCATAAACATACCGAATGGCGGATTCGGAAGATTTAATGGTTCCTGAACGATGTGCGATTTGAATTCCAGAACGATCCCCTCGGCCGTACATCCGCAGTCCGGAGGATCATGGAATTCCCCCCCCCCCCCATGGCGTCAATCCAGTCGTTGGCATATTTCGTCAAGGTCGCAAGGGACATCCGCGGAGGTTCCGCGCCTCCGGCTTCCAGCAGCCCCTTGCGCCCCTTGAAGCCTTCCAGCACCAACTCGTCGTCCTGCATGTGGCGGAGGAAGAGGTCAGGCCGATTGGTGAGCGACGATGTCTTCATGTGCACGCACATCTGCTTTGCGCTCCTGCCGACGAAATGGTTGTTCCGTATGGGAATGACCCAGGAGAAGATGTGACATTCCTTGCAGACCTTCCGCATGGGATCGAAGGCTTTCAGCCTGATCAGATCGTTGTCGCTGATCTCGGTTGGGCTCTCGGCTATCTCCTTCAAGCCGGCGATCGTCTTTGCGGTGATGGAACCAGTAGGATCACTGCCGGTGGTCAACGCGCTCTGGAAGTCCGGCAGTTGCAGAAACTTCTTTGTTTCTTCTTGAATATCGATGTACCCGCCCCCGTGTCCGCCGTTTCTGGAAAAGGGATTGACGGCTCCATGGCAGTTGAGACAGCGCGGTTCCTGAAAGATCGGGGCGAGTCCTTTGAAGGCCTTCACCGCGCGAATTTTTTGCGTGGCGCTCAGGGGGCACGAATCCCTTGCGCCATGGGCCATTTGTGGCCGCAC from the Nitrospira sp. genome contains:
- a CDS encoding response regulator; translated protein: MTHWDSGNATARTVHLNNQYWTVALEGSGIGVWEWDVTANSVVRSSEWNALFGYAEGAVGNSFDEWCALIHPDDRLEARAALQQLVQGGNPRCAADYRMRCKDGSYKWIDARGKIVPRTQDGVPLRVFGTHRDITKQKQLEQRLTLQHEVANVLACASGLDNTMAAILQPVCEALGWNEGLLWVVDESAQRLRCRSMWTVSGTASERYGTASRELTFLCGVGLPGRVWASTKPEWIADVTQDQNFPRAALAEQAGFHAAAAFPVRLADRVYAVLEFFHHEILPEDRSLLTTFQAVADQLSQFCAREHAQAEIAATTAELRSVSLAIDAVQGIAEFAHDGTLLMANDNFLHVMGYGLDEVLWQHHRMFCDSVYASSQAYSAFWQKLNRGEFDAGVYRRIGKGGREVWIQASYSPIVDTSGKVSKVMKFAIDITAQKLAEVKLTQAAQDLEQKNKDLEEARDQALEAVKTKAEFLATMSHEIRTPMNGVIGMTGLLLDTTLTPEQREYAETVRLSGEHLLDIINEILDFSKIEAGKLDLEHVNFDLHTTVEETLGLLGEQANAKSLELTSLVQAGLPTLLRGDPGRLRQILVNVVGNAIKFTERGEIIVTISTSGEQERPTSTIVTPPRQWFRIEVSDTGIGIAPDQQAKLFQSFMQADGSTTRKYGGTGLGLAICKKLVELLGGRIGVDSTVGVGSVFWMTAPFQLQPEGAQQIPPPQVALKGRNILIVDDHATNRRVLERYLTGAEVTCQSVENGALALHCLRQAVARRTPFDLAIVDLHMPGMNGLELARQIKSDQAIRATRLVLLTSGGQRGDAQAAQEAGLDAYLTRPIRRSLLFECLGTALGHMPRIGRSADCAAASIITQHTVLESMMKARPLILVVEDNPVNQKVAVKMIEKLGYRVNVAANGREAVESLARISYDLVFMDCQMPEMDGFEATRVIRNQEASIQQTGGKLTHLPIIAMTANAMKEDRDRCLAVGMDDFLSKPVASKSLAAILSHWLPLEQVPAKADAKAA
- a CDS encoding SDR family oxidoreductase codes for the protein MKPRVIVTGTAGLIGQYFVKSATRWAPGWEVCGLSRADLDLTDHAATEQVWQRLKPNAVIHCAAVSRTTECERNPHVARRMNVDTTAYLARLSRDIPFIFLSSGEVFDGKAGWYQETDEPHPINIYGKTKLEAEQRVLENPRHTAVRIVLTAGASQYGDRSFVEDMCRSVKNGKQVTLYGDEFRCPLPAGVITRSVWELLDQDALGLYHLGGRERLSRWGIGEALLPLYPELQGHLGEGSAGDHAGAPRPADLSLNCEKIQALLSFPIPGFCRWLKDRKRQGIDVWDYEPSVL
- a CDS encoding DUF1295 domain-containing protein codes for the protein MGPEEGIDVSDPLQLVVITYVVMAVVMGFLWAVQKKTKNASIVDVAWCAGLIAAVLSYMTQAPAGVERILLTAMLVLLYAGRLGLHIYFQRVDGQSEDARYRRLRQKWGDAESVNMFVYFQWKALSVAVFSLPFLVVLWNTRIPSSVVEMVGLLIWSVAVAGEAKADRQLAHFRADPKNEGRVCREGLWHYSRHPNYFFDWLHWCSYVVMTMGAPGWLFTWIGPIGMGLLLYKVTGIPRAEEQALISRGEAYKAYQATTNAFFPWHPRQGPETSVHS
- the hpnR gene encoding hopanoid C-3 methylase HpnR — encoded protein: MKFLAVHPGPLMYTKIYLRLEPLGLEMVAQAVRQAGHEVRLIDLQADTWKDYLALITTWKPDVVAFGCNYLANVPEIVDLAKLTKKELPNCFVFVGGHSASFVAQDFLKHGDGAIDCVLRGEGEVTAPKLLEAVEQDRKAIKKVPGVVTLDGEGPPPQFIENLDDVRPARDLLRNRHKYFIGVLDPCASVEFARGCPWDCSFCSAWTFYGRSYRMVSPEKAVEDLEQVQEPGIFLVDDVAFIQGKQGMEIGEAVAQRGIKKQYYMETRGDVLLRNKEVFQFWKTLGLQYMFLGVEAIDAEGLKMHRKRISLGKNFEALEFARSLGITVAINLIADPDWDRQRFEVIRQWCLEIPEIVNISVNTPYPGTESWLTESRKLHTRDYRLFDIQHAVMPTKMPLHEFYAELVKTQQVLNKKHLGWAALKGTAKIAAGHLMRGQTNFIKMLWKFNSVYNPELQMADHRRPVKYEMSMPPEKKDTIDPKLLFILPPKGRQGRAIDDATEMFVDETRMGTVV
- a CDS encoding DUF642 domain-containing protein, coding for MERRIMNAIHPTNTKIVMGMLSCGILAAACFASIPAQAAFVSNGSFEFPNTSPGTVMNINAGTEPAGFAWTVTTGNVDIVRNGFAGSTATAYDGAQMLDLVGSGSIGGISLLLPTTTVGTQYTLSFAYANNPFNGPTTASASVSLLDGASPLFSESITHDASSTFNYNWASFNRVFTGTGNPVTLAFDNTIAIAGGNGGILLDAISLTPVPVPAAIWHWFGCSLCSLSQIMASPNPGGGVTVTNQ